Proteins from a genomic interval of Carnobacterium viridans:
- a CDS encoding replication initiation protein: MNEIVKISNQMNTLGFRNFTSKEMDLFFAICSRVREQGTQELAFSFEKLRELSSYKPTSNDRFVDDLIRTNTKLMNLNVNFDDGNEYVAFVLFPTFRINREEQTLKIAVNNEFSFLLNELTNNFARFELEQFTYLKSSYAKTMYRLLKQFKSTGFFVISIEEFRETLDIPVNYRMSEIDKKVFAPIRKELFPLYDRFEIEKVKKKGNKIVQLKFHFMEKTAPKKIKVPLHDFTK, encoded by the coding sequence ATGAATGAAATTGTAAAAATAAGTAATCAAATGAATACTTTAGGTTTTAGGAATTTTACTTCTAAAGAAATGGATCTATTCTTTGCTATTTGTTCTAGAGTAAGAGAACAAGGCACTCAAGAATTAGCGTTTTCCTTTGAGAAATTAAGAGAACTGAGTAGTTATAAACCAACTTCAAATGATAGATTTGTTGACGACTTGATACGAACTAATACAAAACTAATGAATCTCAATGTTAATTTTGATGATGGTAATGAGTATGTAGCGTTTGTTCTTTTCCCTACTTTTAGAATCAACCGAGAAGAACAAACTTTAAAAATTGCTGTAAATAATGAATTTTCTTTTTTACTAAATGAATTAACAAATAACTTTGCGAGATTTGAATTAGAGCAATTTACTTATCTAAAAAGTAGTTATGCAAAAACAATGTATCGGCTTTTAAAGCAATTTAAATCAACTGGTTTTTTTGTGATTTCTATTGAAGAATTTAGAGAAACATTAGATATTCCAGTGAATTACCGTATGAGTGAGATTGACAAAAAAGTGTTTGCCCCAATAAGAAAAGAATTATTTCCCTTATATGATCGATTTGAAATTGAAAAAGTTAAAAAAAAGGGAAATAAAATTGTTCAACTTAAGTTTCATTTCATGGAGAAAACTGCACCTAAAAAGATTAAAGTTCCGCTACATGATTTTACTAAGTAA